In one window of Candidatus Acidulodesulfobacterium acidiphilum DNA:
- a CDS encoding Hsp20/alpha crystallin family protein, whose amino-acid sequence MKFFYEDDDLSKKIIKFRNEIEKLFHSNFGLFNTEDLSYSFKTNPATFAPIDIYNDENILTVEIELPGIKKDNIIIGIHHNVLVIRWKAEKADKTEPAVNFHCLERRFGRFEKFVLLPISPLKENTNASLSNGVLKISFDMGGLFLNFDTLIPVS is encoded by the coding sequence ATGAAATTTTTTTATGAAGATGATGATTTAAGCAAAAAAATAATAAAATTTAGAAATGAAATAGAAAAGCTTTTTCATAGTAATTTCGGTTTGTTTAACACGGAAGATTTGTCTTATTCTTTTAAAACAAATCCCGCAACATTCGCCCCCATAGATATCTATAACGACGAAAATATCCTGACCGTCGAAATCGAACTTCCAGGAATAAAAAAAGATAATATTATTATAGGTATCCACCATAACGTTCTAGTAATCAGATGGAAAGCCGAAAAGGCGGACAAAACCGAACCTGCGGTTAATTTTCACTGTTTAGAAAGAAGATTCGGCAGATTCGAGAAATTTGTTTTACTGCCAATCTCTCCCTTAAAAGAAAATACCAACGCTTCTTTATCAAACGGCGTTTTAAAAATAAGTTTCGATATGGGAGGTCTTTTCCTTAATTTTGATACTTTAATACCAGTCTCTTAA
- the galU gene encoding UTP--glucose-1-phosphate uridylyltransferase GalU, giving the protein LLPITKSIPKEMLVLVDKPLIQYGVEECMGADITDIIIITGRGKTAIEDYFDRSIEHEILLKEKGKHHLLKSVDEISNRISLTYTRQKEALGLGHAILCSQNMVGEEPFAVVLSDDIIDSEVPVMKQMVAIYKKYRYSVLAVQRVKDEDVSKYGIISGKEIEKGLYSVEDLVEKPDIKDAPSNLAIIGRYILMPDIFDFLKNTAPGKGGEIQLTDAIKSLLQIQPVYALEFNGDRYDGGNKLDLLKAQIIYGLKNDEIKKGLMDFIKKSEWCRN; this is encoded by the coding sequence CTTCTGCCTATTACGAAATCGATTCCGAAAGAAATGCTCGTTCTGGTAGATAAGCCTTTAATACAGTACGGCGTAGAAGAATGCATGGGAGCGGATATAACGGATATTATCATCATTACGGGTAGGGGAAAAACGGCTATAGAAGACTATTTCGACAGGTCTATAGAACATGAAATTTTACTTAAAGAAAAGGGCAAACATCATTTATTAAAGTCGGTAGATGAAATATCAAACCGCATCAGCCTTACTTATACGAGGCAAAAGGAAGCTTTGGGTCTGGGGCATGCGATTTTATGTTCGCAAAATATGGTCGGCGAAGAACCTTTCGCCGTAGTGTTGAGCGACGACATCATAGATTCCGAAGTTCCCGTCATGAAACAGATGGTCGCTATATATAAAAAATACAGATATTCCGTTTTGGCAGTTCAGCGCGTTAAAGACGAAGACGTGTCGAAATACGGAATAATCAGCGGTAAAGAAATTGAAAAAGGCTTGTACAGCGTGGAAGATTTAGTAGAAAAACCAGATATTAAAGACGCTCCTTCCAATCTTGCAATAATAGGAAGATATATATTAATGCCGGATATATTCGACTTTCTTAAAAATACCGCTCCAGGAAAAGGCGGCGAAATTCAGCTGACCGACGCCATAAAGTCTCTGCTTCAGATTCAGCCGGTTTATGCTTTGGAATTCAACGGCGACAGATACGACGGCGGCAACAAACTTGACCTTCTTAAGGCACAGATAATTTATGGTTTAAAAAACGACGAAATTAAAAAAGGTTTAATGGATTTTATTAAAAAATCGGAATGGTGCAGGAATTAA